The following are from one region of the Lynx canadensis isolate LIC74 chromosome D4, mLynCan4.pri.v2, whole genome shotgun sequence genome:
- the PGAP4 gene encoding post-GPI attachment to proteins factor 4 — MSTSAPPAAMLLRRLRRLSWGSTAVQLLILTVVTFGLLAPLACHRLLHSYFYLRHWHLNQMSQEFLQQSLKEGEAALHYFEELPSANGSVPIVWQATPRPWLVITIITVDRQPGFHYVLQVVSQFHRLLQQCGPQCEGHQLFLCNVERSVSHFDAKLLSKYVPVANRYEGTEDDYGDDPSTNSFEKEKQDYVYCLESSLQTYNPDYVLMVEDDAVPEEQIFPVLEHLLRARFSESHLRDALYLKLYHPERLQHYINPEPMRILEWVGVGMLLGPLLTWIYMRFASRPGFSWPVMLFFSLYSMGLVELVGRHYFLELRRLSPSLYSVVPASQCCTPAMLFPAPAARRTLTYLSQVYCHKGFGKDMALYSLLRAKGERAYVVEPNLVKHIGLFSSLRYNFHPSLL, encoded by the coding sequence ATGAGCACGTCAGCCCCTCCAGCTGCCATGCTCCTCCGGAGGCTGAGGCGGCTCTCCTGGGGCAGCACTgctgtccagctcttgatcttaaCAGTGGTGACGTTCGGCTTGCTGGCCCCCCTGGCCTGTCACCGCCTTCTGCACTCTTATTTCTATCTGCGCCATTGGCATCTGAACCAAATGAGTCAAGAGTTCCTGCAGCAAAGTTTGAAAGAGGGTGAAGCTGCCCTCCACTATTTTGAGGAGCTGCCCTCTGCCAACGGCTCAGTGCCCATTGTCTGGCaggccaccccccgcccctggctggtcatcaccatcatcactgtcgACAGGCAACCTGGCTTCCACTACGTCTTGCAGGTGGTGTCCCAGTTCCACCGGCTTCTTCAACAGTGTGGCCCCCAGTGCGAGGGCCACCAACTCTTCCTGTGCAACGTGGAGCGTAGTGTAAGCCATTTCGATGCCAAGCTGCTGTCTAAGTACGTCCCCGTGGCCAACCGCTATGAGGGCACCGAGGATGATTATGGCGATGACCCTTCAACCAACTCATTTGAGAAGGAGAAGCAGGACTATGTCTATTGCCTGGAGTCCTCCCTGCAGACCTACAACCCAGACTACGTCCTGATGGTAGAAGATGATGCTGTTCCAGAAGAGCAGATCTTCCCAGTCCTGGAGCACCTTCTGCGGGCTCGCTTCTCCGAGTCCCACCTCAGAGATGCCCTCTATCTGAAGCTCTATCACCCCGAGAGGCTCCAGCACTACATCAACCCTGAGCCCATGCGGATCCTGGAGTGGGTCGGTGTGGGCATGTTGCTGGGGCCCCTGCTAACCTGGATATACATGCGGTTTGCCAGCCGTCCGGGGTTCAGCTGGCCTGTCATGCTCTTCTTCTCCCTATACAGCATGGGTCTCGTGGAGCTGGTGGGCCGGCACTATTTCCTGGAACTGCGGCGGCTGAGTCCTTCCCTGTATAGTGTGGTCCCTGCCTCTCAGTGTTGCACCCCAGCCATGCTTTTCCCTGCCCCTGCGGCCCGCCGGACCCTCACCTACCTGTCTCAGGTGTACTGCCACAAGGGCTTTGGCAAGGATATGGCACTCTACTCACTGTTGAGGGCCAAGGGGGAGCGGGCCTACGTGGTGGAGCCCAACCTCGTGAAGCACATTGGGCTCTTCTCCAGCCTCCGGTACAACTTTCATCCCAGTCTGCTCTAG